In the genome of Cyclopterus lumpus isolate fCycLum1 chromosome 19, fCycLum1.pri, whole genome shotgun sequence, the window AGGATTTTCCGATCTGTGTGTGCTTAAGTATTAGTGTGTGAGATGACGTTTTTTTCTAGCTCAGATAGCCCACAGCTGTGCGTCAACACAGATACCCGGTAAATAATTTATACAGAAGGCATTGGAGAGCCAGTCTGTTCAGCTATGTCTAGCCCAGGTGTTAGAATTGAAGCTCAAAGAGCATGATATGTGCTGTTTTTTGCAGACATGGCAATGCCAGTTTGGTGAATTGTGACCTACTAGGCCAGCTTTTCCAAATGGGAGTGTCTTTGAAATCTAGAACATGTGAAAACAAAGTGGATGGTGCCCTCTGGTGGCGAAATACTCAACATGAAAACATTCTCCCTTCATTGATCCCTAGCAAACCTTCAAagttaataaaaagacagatagTCAGTCTATATAGTAAACATGAACTCACCCTGAAGACAAAGCACTCCCCTGTGCCAAAGAAGCTCAATTTGTTGCCTCCTCTCTTCCGCTCCTCCCAATCTGTGGACAGAAAGGCTCCACATACCTGAGGcaaatgaaaaaatgtaaaagaacacACAATATGCATCAgtgggtttttctttttgctcatcTTCAAATGGCATTCTTCTCAAAAGTAGTTTAATACACTCCTACGAGTGGAAGATTGCTTTCTGTAAGCTGCCAATGTTCGTGCGGAGATCTGTTTGGAGCACCATCACCCAATCATATGACACCTGTGTGATCATGACCTCTGACACCCATTCATGGAGTTTAGGACAAGAATAAAACCTGAGTCTATATACCTGAGAAATATTTGATTGCATTATACCAGGATGCCATCATATCCCAAGTACACATTTTACATACAGTTTGGATCACAACAATATGCATCCTTGATTCCCTCCAACATGGGGGAATCATGAGAGTTTGCCGTCTGTGTCGCTTACGTCGCCATCTGTGGTCCGGATGAGGAGCAGAGTGGGTTCGTAGCCTTCACAATGAGAGTAGAATCTGGTGGGAAATGTAATAGTTGAATTCATTGCAACTAACTTTATAAAACaccttatactgagtatatGGCTTAAACTTTCAGTTGGTAGATTTACTAATAGCACACGTGCATGTACAAATATAGAACAAAAATCTTCTTACTAATGACTTCTGTTCCACAATTGCAAGCCTGCTGGTCGGTGTTTCTGTCTACAGAGCCGGTTTAGGCAAAGTTACATCTATTAATATATTGAGATGAGCACTGGACAATGTACCTGGTCAGGCTGCAACCATGGGTGGAGGTGGTGAAGAGGAGTTGTGGTTGGCAGAGGGCAAAGCGCTCAGGGATCCACGACCAGATATCCCGCATCTCCTTGGCACTGACGATCTCAGAGGAGAACGTGTCAGGGTTAAGTGCCAGTTGCACGTTCCGCCTGCAGACGTCCAGAAccacagacacaggaagagagagaggcacagaaTGTGAGGCAGGCCACATAGTTGGTGATGCATAAACCTGAAAGTAAAGGAGCATtatttgaaatgaataaaagatgGATCTGGAGAATAGCAGAGAAGAAAACCCACCTAAAACTGTGAAATAACCAATGTAGTAAACACAGGGGCGAAGTGCAGATGAAACAGAAGATGGTGGATGAAAAGACACGGCAGACACCAGATGAAGAAGACACAAGAACATAATGTGAGTCAAGGATGCAAGAGCAACACAAACCATTACACAGAGCATGCTATAAAATAGAGCTGAAAGGGTTGTTGGTCAATGTCAAGTTTAAAATGATATAAGTCCAGCAGAGATAAACTATCAAAAGAAATAATGCTATGTACTTAATGACCAAAAACATTACAGACGTTTACCAGTAGGATCTCCATGTGATGGATTCCATTTCCTTACTGACGCTAGATATACAGTAGGTGTGCCAAGGAAAGCCAAAAGAAGCAGCCTATTTTATAACTAAAAACGCAGAGAGGGTGCTCACAATTCACCACATACAGATCAGATTATTGACTATACCGCTTCTGTTTGACGGTGATGCCTTTCTGCTGCAGGGACTTTTCATTTGTGAGCTGCAGCAGGGTGATCTCCTTACGGCTAAACATGCGGATGGAGAAGGCCTTCTCCAGCAACTTCTCTGGTGTGACGTTGGAGGCAATGCCTTTGACGAAAGCTTGAATGTCATCCTTAACTTTGCTtgaatcctgctgctggttgccCTGGCCTCCCTCTGCTTTATGCTTGCGATAGAACTTGAGCAAGGCTAAAGCCACACGGAAGAGAACTTTGTAGCCCTCCACTAGGTAGATGTCCAGGACCCTGACCATGTGGCTGAAAGGCAGGTCACCTAACACCCAGCGCTGCCAGTCAGAGTAGACTTCAAGCACATCCTGGGCTATGGCCACGATCATTTTGTGGGCAGATGTGCAGTACTTGTTGGCCAGGTCACCAAAAGTCATGCAGCTAGACTCATAGGCCAGGAAAGTCTGGTCCAGCAGTCGTTTGCCTGGCTCGTTGCAGGCCAGCATGCGGCTGATATGCTCAAAACACTGAGCTTCGTCTACGCTGAAGTGCAGCAGCAATGACGTAACAGCCGGTAGTGACGGGCAGTGGGAGATATCTGGAAACTGTCCGGCCACGCAGTTGATAATCTGATGGGCTGAAGCTACTGCCTCTGCCTTCAGGCAGTACTGTGGCAGAGGACTTCCATCCACAAACTCTGGAAGTGAGATGTGGGAGGAGGGCTTCTTAGAGGCTGCATTCCCCATAATGTCACGATATACTTCTGCATCTGGTGTAACTGTACGACAGGGAATGGCTTTGATGAGTTGCTGGTAGACTTGTGCTCGTAGTTTGTGGTTTTTGGCCCAGTAACCCTGCCGAGCCATCTGTTTGAACTCTTTCAGGTCCTTACAGTCTACCTTGGTGGGCCCGCTGCTCTTGGCCAGATCCCCCATCTGGTTCCAGTCCACAAAGCTGCCATAGCCTTCTTCAGCCATGGTGGTGGAAACTTGCTGGTCTGCCTGAgtgggaagagaggagggacgCTCCGGGGTATTGCCAACTTTCGGTCCTCCACTCAGCAGCCTATTTTTCCTAAATGTCCATGATGGTTACTGGAAGACACAAATGAGAAAAttagagatttaaaaaaaatccgtcagtcagcagcaacacaaacttAGCTGACGTATGTATTTTTCAGACTGAGCAGTATTACATTAAGAAATATAAACAAGTTCTAAATTCTCTTtgacctaaaaaaaacaacacatcctTGGTGCATTTCAAGCCTAAATGTTCCAATATACTTTGCTACCTCCAAACTATAATATCAATTAGTTTAAGATGATACATAGACTTAGAATAAAGAAACATACAAATGCATATCGGTTTCCATAAGAGAGGATGTCAGAAGGGAGGTattgcaaaatgaccacagtaAATCCGTACTGTGAAACAACATTAGCAAATTTCACTAATCAGATCTATGCTCTTAAGATATTCAAATGGAAAAGAGCATGTACTGTACATCATGCATTTCATctgaagcaaaaacaaatcaaGTAAACCCCTTACTTAATGGAATGGCGTGTAACGCTATCTTAGTGATACCATATGACAACTTCAGATGTCCTTTGATGCACACATTTGCCGTAGATAGATTTAAGTTTGATATTAAAGCAAAAGAAACTGGAGgtgagagaaataaaataaaaactttgtGTATGCTGAAAAAGTTTATtggaaatatatttagaaaaccGTTAATTTCCGCTTACCCACAAGATACACAGAGATGCATGTCCAAGGATTATGAGTAATATTCAGTGTCCTGATAATTAGTCATACCTCATCAAACCATGTCACACTTGTTTTTCAACAAGTCACAAGGATGTTGAAAGATCAACTGCAATATACTAAAAACGACTCATAAAATTATCAGATCATTCCACATAACCTTCCAACAAGTCACATGGAGGTGCATACCAATACAATACTGAATGTAAAACTAGAAGCATTTATGGTGACACTGTAGAGTCACTGCCCTACTTTGAGGGTAAGGTAACTCTGATATTGCCATTTTACCGTAGCACAGGATGTAATTTGTCAAAGGTAGACTGAAATCCAGAGgggcaaaataaactgaatgggCTAAAGGCCTCTTTGATATTTCAGTGAATTTAATATGTTCTCAGAATCAGACAATACCAATATATATTCTCAACCCACCATGTATAAAAGGAAGATAACATTCAGTCAATTCAAGATGTCAAAGCCAACACTTAGGCTCCATTAGTTTCAACAGGCCAGACCATAAATATTATTGCTGATTATTTAAACTGGGGCCACATATTGACAAATAAACGTTGCATACTGTACAGGAAGGCTTGGCATGAATAACAGGGGTCCAAGGGTTGTTGGAGCTCTGGTCCTGCAGAGTGGAGTAGTACCCTGCCAATATGCCTGCTCTAAAGTTATGACAATTGCTCATACAGTATAGGTACCTGTCCTCTTCCTGGAAACACGTTAGCCTACTTACATAATGCATATAGGTCTATATTACAGGCTGCACAATTAGCGAGTTGGAAACTACACTAAATCTATCTTGTGTTGAATGAGCACTAACAGTTCCCATCAACGTGTGTTAATGCATTTTGCCCAAATCCTTTACAAAAtcagaagggagaaaaaaaaagtagtcGTTTTCATACGTCTGATGCTATAAATTACCTATCCAAAGATGGCGTTTATATTGCGAATCAAATGTAAACGCTTACGGTGAGGTTACTTAATGGAGAAGGAAGCTGGCGCGTGCACAGTCAAGTGTACCTCTGCAGAACTTGAAAGACGTGGTTAGGTAACGTTGCTGGAGGCGAATCACGGactttaatgttatttttggaGGCTCAGCCGGTGCAGATACAAAGACACAAGCACAGTGTCTGCCACcttacagtatattacagtatatgcGGGCAGAGGTGTGTCATCACACGGTATCGACAACCGTTTGTGTGCATTGACGTTAGCTGAGCTGATCGGAGCCTGTGCGCACGACTCGCAGGGTATTTAACGTCAACCGCCTGAGTAAATCTGATGCACCCTTTTCCATTCAAACGTGCCAAGTTAGCATTGCTAGCGTTAGCTAGCCGCAAGCTGCTCCTGTCAGTGCGTGCAAGGAGTTAACGAACCCGTAAACAGACACGAACAGCTCGCAGACATCACGACAAGACGGACACGAAGCCAATGCACATTCTACCAAAACTaccacgcacacaaacaacacaacacggTACAAATGTgccggctaacgttagctagcatgAATGTTACCACTAATCATTTGGTCCGCGGGCTGTCTTGGAGTTTGTTGATGTGAAGAGATGTCAGCTTGAATTTGTGGTAAAGCGATGCACATGTAACAGTCAAAGCGACAGGAACACGGATGACCTCTACCGCACACGGCCGAAGACTGGCAAGCAAACGACACATAACTGACCACAAGAAAGCGGACGTTGTCCTTACCTGGATGTGAGATGTCTTGAGACGTGAAGCGCCATTCATATTAAAGTGCCTCGAGCATGCGCAGTGGCTTCAACCTCGCTGGGCGTTTGTGAGCGCgctgctggagctgcagcaAGGGGCTCAGGTGGGCTGGTTATATGAATACTGTTTACTGCCACTTCTATGGACGCTCTGCTTAATTCACAAGCACTCCTCTTAGAAAACAGTTGGACAATTTAAAGAgggtaaatgaataaaaaaacaatcagaagGACAACACATACTTTCATACTGGAGTGTTATGGGAATACTACAAACCACCAATAGTATGATACTGTGCACCAAACGCCTCTTCTTTACTTTTAGAGGCCAACGTACACTGCCATTACCATGAAGACGTTGCATGGCAGATCACAATATCTGATTTTTTTCTTGTTTACTTGTAGACATGCTCTGTCAAATAAGTGATGCCACTGAGACAGGACAGGGTGTACCATAGCAAGGGCAACAAACCCTGCCTTTGTACTGAAAGCAACCGGCAAAACACAACCACATGACAGTTATTACTGATAATTAAATTGTGGAGCCATCATTGCCTTCCAGAACAATTTAGGGTAAAATGTTGTTTGGCTCAGTCTTGTGCCTCTTAAACACAGCTGATGTTTTTAATGTCCTCATGCACTTCTTAGTATTGCAATGCAGAAGAAAGAATGTGCCTTATATGCTGATGTATTGATAGAGATGGATAAGTAATATGTTAGTCTTAGCAAAAGATTTAGCACTTTACCACTCAAAATAATACAAGATAAATTCATCCACATCTCGGCATCGATTACACAAAAGTAGACTTCTTCGTGATATTAGTTGAGTCTTGTCTTGAACCTCTGATTACTTTAAACAGTTTGCATTAATCAATTTGGCACCACAGTGGGTTAGAAAGACAAGAGCAGCAGCCATGTCACATGATCATGataatctctctctgtgtgtgtgtgtgtgtgtgtgtgtgtgtgtgtgtgtgtgtgagagagtgagagagcttATGGAGGTTAAGAGATAAGATATACTAGCTTATGGAGGTTTATGCTCTCACACACTGCGTGATATCACTCCAGTAACCCCTTCCCATCCTCCTATCGCTTAATGCATGGTAGTGCGCAGATGCACAGTGGCATATATGTTTATACCCACACTCTACATACATATTCTATGTATTACACATAAGACAACACAAGACCAGGATCTGCAAAGTGAGTGTGTATATTGTCTCCAAGCAATTATCCTTGAACAAGGCACAGTTGCACTGCACAGCTATAATTAAAGGTGTATCCACAACAACTGGATATATACTAATTAAGTTAATATAAATCATTTAagttagtaaaaaataaatgatgtaccgtaacagcttttcaaatgtgagGAATTGCTcacttttctttgcttttatcagtttttatctttaatttttttttttttactgtttgtcAGAGAAATTAGCAAAAACAAGCAACACATTTGCATACATGTGATGGGAGTGGCATATGtcagagtaataataataaatgtaatactcGCTCTTGAAGTCATAGATCCCAGTATGAGCTGTACAGTCCAATTTTAGCCAGTAGACTTCCTGTAGCCTCCCCTCAGCTGGTTTAACCTCAACTGGCCAATCAAGGCTCAAAGTTGTAGCTGCTTATGAGGCAGGTAGGTAGGAGTGGCATCTGGCCCTTAAGTTGACTGCTAACTGTGTTCATGCCCTATAAATGGATGCACTCCCTGTTTGTATCAGTGCTGTATGTTAACTGATTCAATGACACAGTGTCCTATCTATCTTTATCCAAATGGGCTGTTGTTCATTAGTTAAgtggtgtagaaacctttggCATGCTGTCTGGCACTGTGATCTGCAGCCCTCctaaaatcaaacatttttgttcttgttttttatttttttatttgtattttagtttCTGTAGAGTTAATTTGCTTTGTACAGCTGGATATATTTCGGTGGAAAACATTTTTGGTTTAGCTGTAGTTCCTTTTCTTATTTGCCAGAACAGATTCTCTGCAAGAACTCCTCGGCCCTCTGGCGCCCTCTTCAGGTACTTGGGAGACTCCGGGCTGTGGTCAATCTGTGTGGCATTTCCACTTGTCATCAAAAGTGCAAGTTGTGCGAGATTTAATAAACCAGCATTGAGAACTATAATAAAAGCAGTTGAGGCTCAGTAAAACACACTTGTCTTTCAAAGACGTGAGACCCTTTGATCACTTAAGGTTTCTCTTTCACACATTGCCTTTCTAGCACCGACAATCACGTTTAAACCTCCAAAGAGATAACTTGCTGTCTGATTTAATTATTTGACAACTGTCTTGTAACACAGTAAGTACATCTTAACTTAACTTTAATTGTTATCTATAAAGTTTCCACTGGGTATTTTCTCGGGTCTATTATTATGCTCACTATTGTTATTGTACTGTCTTTTGTCTGTATTGTGTCATTTAATGCCAGAGGTTTGCACCATTTGAGCTATTTAAATGAGCTCCCTGCTTGAGTATCAGTTCACAAGCACGGCTTACGTCTAGCCAGCGCGACTGAAAGAAACTGTGTCACCCAATAGCGTGGGCTCCATTGTATCTGTGAAAGGCCTCCGCAGCACTCTGgctattgttttctttaaagggGAGTCAGGTTACCTTGACAACCACAGGATGCTTACCCATAGGCCCTGAGCCAGAGAAAAGGCACGGCCAGAAAAGGAGGGAAAGAATAGcgaaaagagacaaaaaaggaGGCAAGATAATTCCCAGCCtcaactttatttctttttttttatagcttgtGTGTATTGAAAACAGGCCTGATGGTCTCCAGTGGGTTATGACGGAGACCCAAGGAGGTGAggatgtgtgtttctgtgtgtggttgtgcaTGTGCTGGTTTTTCTTGTAAGCTGATCTGTTGTCATCTCTGTATCTGTCTCACGTTAACACGCAACAGCAATTTGGTTTTGCTTTTGTTCAGTATTTCTGTCAgttaatgacacacacacacactctggtaataatattactttaaatgtatttatgccTTTAGACTCAATCAATTAATGCAAATGTGTGACCATTCATTTGCAATATAAAGAAACTACAATATACCTTTACCGCT includes:
- the tbc1d24 gene encoding TBC1 domain family member 24 isoform X2, yielding MAEEGYGSFVDWNQMGDLAKSSGPTKVDCKDLKEFKQMARQGYWAKNHKLRAQVYQQLIKAIPCRTVTPDAEVYRDIMGNAASKKPSSHISLPEFVDGSPLPQYCLKAEAVASAHQIINCVAGQFPDISHCPSLPAVTSLLLHFSVDEAQCFEHISRMLACNEPGKRLLDQTFLAYESSCMTFGDLANKYCTSAHKMIVAIAQDVLEVYSDWQRWVLGDLPFSHMVRVLDIYLVEGYKVLFRVALALLKFYRKHKAEGGQGNQQQDSSKVKDDIQAFVKGIASNVTPEKLLEKAFSIRMFSRKEITLLQLTNEKSLQQKGITVKQKRRNVQLALNPDTFSSEIVSAKEMRDIWSWIPERFALCQPQLLFTTSTHGCSLTRFYSHCEGYEPTLLLIRTTDGDVCGAFLSTDWEERKRGGNKLSFFGTGECFVFRLKPEMERFEWVVIRHPELASSNKTQGQEDTASPGGQNSDNNGLQQPEKPVGDLSPFLSARHFNLNSKNTSMFMAGNFDSIIVGGGDGNALYIDSELNHGRAGRCATFDNPPLCAETFQVSLLEVWGFQDAMAP
- the tbc1d24 gene encoding TBC1 domain family member 24 isoform X1 — its product is MAEEGYGSFVDWNQMGDLAKSSGPTKVDCKDLKEFKQMARQGYWAKNHKLRAQVYQQLIKAIPCRTVTPDAEVYRDIMGNAASKKPSSHISLPEFVDGSPLPQYCLKAEAVASAHQIINCVAGQFPDISHCPSLPAVTSLLLHFSVDEAQCFEHISRMLACNEPGKRLLDQTFLAYESSCMTFGDLANKYCTSAHKMIVAIAQDVLEVYSDWQRWVLGDLPFSHMVRVLDIYLVEGYKVLFRVALALLKFYRKHKAEGGQGNQQQDSSKVKDDIQAFVKGIASNVTPEKLLEKAFSIRMFSRKEITLLQLTNEKSLQQKGITVKQKRFRRNVQLALNPDTFSSEIVSAKEMRDIWSWIPERFALCQPQLLFTTSTHGCSLTRFYSHCEGYEPTLLLIRTTDGDVCGAFLSTDWEERKRGGNKLSFFGTGECFVFRLKPEMERFEWVVIRHPELASSNKTQGQEDTASPGGQNSDNNGLQQPEKPVGDLSPFLSARHFNLNSKNTSMFMAGNFDSIIVGGGDGNALYIDSELNHGRAGRCATFDNPPLCAETFQVSLLEVWGFQDAMAP